Within Runella rosea, the genomic segment TATTGATGGCGTTCCCATCAAATTCATAAGATGCTTTGTCCTTTTTCAATTCATCATAGACTTTCAATGCGGCGTCTAAACCCTTTGTTTCCAGGGTTTCTTTAATAACTGCTACGGCTGATTTTTTGACTGCTATCAACTTAGCTGTTGAGTTGAGTAAACGAAAGCCAATGTCATCGGCCCCCTTATCGGAGTTTGTCAGTACCACTACGCCTTTGCCCGTTTCTTTCACAAATCCAGCGAAGGTGCGGTAGCCGCCCGTACCGCCATTGTGCCAAATGACATCGCCCTCGGTGCCTTTTGAGATATGCCAACCGAGGCCAACCCGAGTGCCACTGCCCGCTTTATCATGACGAACTTGATGCGTCAGTTGCATAGCTGGGTATAGTTCACTTTTTTGAAGTCCCATATTGGCGGCAACATAACGCAACATGTTGTGAAGAGAACTTCGGATTGCTCCCGCACCTGCCAGCGTGGGAATGTCCCAATTGGACACCTGAACGCCGTTGCTGTGGCCCATGGCCAGATTTTGCTTCATTTGTTGGTCAAAGGTGATTTTGGTTGTTTTCATGCCCAACGGCGAGGCAATTTTGCTGACCATCAACTTTTCATAAGATGTTCCTGCTTTGAGGGAAAGAATATGCCCCAGCAAACCTGCCGCCAAATTGGAATATTCATACGCCGAGCCTATGTCTCGGGGCAAGGTATAGCCATTTAAAAAGGCATACATCTGTTCCACCGTATAATCGGCATATGGATTCGCTTGATTTTTAGGTGCCATGTTTGACGGCAGGCGGGGTATGCTCGATGTATGGTCGGACAAATGCCCCAAGGTGATTTGCTTATTGTCTCGCATGGGCAATTTTAAAGAGGCAGGAAGATAGTTTTGGGCGGCATCGTCGGTGTTCAACTTTCCTTCCTGCACCATTTGAGCCAGTAGAATGGCCGTAAAGGTTTTGGAGATGGAGCCGATTTCATAAATCGTATGTTCATTGGCGGGCTGACCGCCGATGGTTTTAGTGCCAAAGGCGTAATAATGAGGGCCATCTTTGTCAATGATGCCCACTACATAACTCGGTGAATGGCCATACTCGATGCGTTTTTTGATGCTTTCTACAATGTCTTCGGGCAGTTTTTGCTGGGCAAAAACAAGATTTGCCAAGAGGCTAAGGGCAAAGAATATGATTGTTTTTTTCATTTTGAAAATTGATTTTGGATTGAAAAATAGTTATTACCTCTCAAACCCCACTTGACCCAACATCATCAAGTCGCGCGCCGTGGCAGCCTTGTCGTTTTTACCGCCAAAATAGACATCATACTTACCCGTTTGTGGCTTTATCGGGGTGGTGTATTTGAGT encodes:
- a CDS encoding serine hydrolase; translated protein: MKKTIIFFALSLLANLVFAQQKLPEDIVESIKKRIEYGHSPSYVVGIIDKDGPHYYAFGTKTIGGQPANEHTIYEIGSISKTFTAILLAQMVQEGKLNTDDAAQNYLPASLKLPMRDNKQITLGHLSDHTSSIPRLPSNMAPKNQANPYADYTVEQMYAFLNGYTLPRDIGSAYEYSNLAAGLLGHILSLKAGTSYEKLMVSKIASPLGMKTTKITFDQQMKQNLAMGHSNGVQVSNWDIPTLAGAGAIRSSLHNMLRYVAANMGLQKSELYPAMQLTHQVRHDKAGSGTRVGLGWHISKGTEGDVIWHNGGTGGYRTFAGFVKETGKGVVVLTNSDKGADDIGFRLLNSTAKLIAVKKSAVAVIKETLETKGLDAALKVYDELKKDKASYEFDGNAINKLGINYFEAGKKAEALAVFKINVDEFPKSFNAYDSYAEALMKDGQKEAAIVNYKKSLELNPANTNAVDMLAKMGVGEPTKAISQSAADLTRIAEIDKSYWSQISRTVKEGDFEGYKATCHENAVLVTTSGQNKYSVSMTSALARWKQGFLDTKQGKQMDNVSFRFSQRIGDETTAHETGIFYFTSHDSTGKLIAESYTHLEALLVKQGDKWVCLMEYQKSKATREEWDALK